Part of the Verrucomicrobiia bacterium genome, AGACCTGAAGCCGCTGCCGGTCGCGCACGAGGCCGTGGACAAATGCACCGAATGCGGCTTTTGCGAGCGGCATTGCCCGTCGCGGGACCTCACGCTCACGCCGCGTCAGCGTATCGCGGTGTACCGGGAAGTCAAACGCCTCGAAAAAACGGGGGAGAACCCCCGCCGCCTGCGCGATTTCGCGCGCGCTTTTTCGTACGCGGGAGAAAAAACCTGCGCGGCCGACGGGCTTTGCTCGCTATCCTGTCCCGTGGGCATTGACACGGGAAAGCTGGTCAAATCGCTGCGCGCGGAAAATCATTCCTGGGCCGGGCGCCTGGCCGCGGCTTGGGCGGCCCGCCACATGGCAGGCGCCGCCGCGGCCGGCCGCTTCGTTCTCGGCGCGGCTGGAAAGTTTTTGCCGTCCTCTTTTTCCTGGCTGCCGCGGCCTGCGAAGCCGCTTGTGCGCCGGACGAACATGCGCGATCCCGTGGTTTATTTTCCCAGCTGCGCGTCGCGCGTTTTCGGCGCCTACCGCGGCGCTTCGGAAAGCCCGGACCTGATCCGGCGCACGGAATCCCTTTTGGACAAGGCGGGTTACGACGCGTTTTATCCCGAAGGCGCGGATGGGCTTTGCTGCGGCCTTGCGTTTGCGAGCAAGGGCTTCGAGAGCCTCGCGCGGGAAAAAGCAGCGGAGCTCGCGGCCGCGCTGGAAGCCGCGTCCGCGGGCGGGCAATTGCCGATCCTGTTCGACACCACGCCGTGCCTGCAGCGCCTGCGTGATTTTCAGAACTCCGCGGGAAATCCCGGACAAAAAAAACTTCCGCTCCATGACATAGCGGAGTTTGCGCGGCTTTATTTGAAGCCCCGGCTTCATTTTTCGCCGGTCCACGAAACCGCGGCCTTGCACCTCACCTGCAGTTCCCTTAAGATGGGGCTGGATGCGGCCCAGAAAGAAGCGGCAGGGTGGTGCGTGGAAAAACTCGTGCTGCCTGAAACCGGCTGCTGCGGCGTCGCGGGCGACAAAGGATTTTTCGTTCCGGAAATTTCGCGGTCCGCGCTGCGAGGCCTGAAAGAAAAGCTGGGCGGCGCCGCAAACGGTTATGCGACAAGCCGCACCTGCGAGATGGGGCTGACGCGCCACAGCGGCATTTTTTACGAATCGCTCGCTGTTCTCCTCGACAAGGCGTCGTCGCCCGCGAAAAGCGGTTCCGGAAAAAGGAAGAAGCAGCATGCCTGACAAACCGGTCGTGCGCATCGAATACTGCACCCAGTGCCGCTGGCTCTTGAGGGCGGCCTGGATGGCGCAGGAACTCCTCACGACTTTCGAAGAGGAATTGGGCGGTGTCACGCTGGTGCCGGGCAAAGGCGGAATTTTCAACGTGCAGGCAAACGGCAAGCTCGCATGGGACCGGAAAACCGAAGGGCGTTTTCCGGACATCAAGGAATTGAAGCAGCGCGTGCGCGACCTCGCGGCGCCGGGAAAAGAGCTGGGCCATTCCGACGCGCCCGCTCGGGGAGGATAAATGGAAAAAGCGACTTTTGCGGCCGGATGTTTCTGGGGCGTCGAAGCCAACTTTCGACGGGTGAAGGGCGTGGCGTCCACGCAGGTTGGCTATACGGGCGGCACGCTCAAAAATCCCACATACGAATCCGTGTGCACGGACACGACGGGCCACGCCGAGGCCGTGGAAATCGAATTCGACCCGAAGCTCGTGCGTTACGAAGACCTCGTGGAATTTTTCTGGACCATCCATGATCCGACGACCGTGGACCGACAGGGGCCGGACGTGGGCAGCCAGTACCGGTCCGCGATTTATTTTCATACACCGGAACAGGAGAAGATCGCGAAGGCGTCGAAAGAAAAGCTCGATGCCTCGAAAAAATTCCGGCATCCCGCGGCTACGGAAATCGCTCCCGCCTCCACGTTTTACCGCGCTGAGGAATACCACCAGCAATACCTGCAGAAGCGCGGGCTGTTCAACTGCCATTAGGAGGTTTTATGATCACCCTCAGACCTTCCCGGGAACGCGGCCATTTCGCACACGGCTGGCTCGACACCTATCATTCTTTTTCCTTCGCGGACTATCATGATCCCGAACACATGGGCTTCCGCAAGCTGCGCGTCATCAACGAAGACAAGGTGGCGCCGGGCGAGGGATTTCCGCCGCATTCGCATCAGAACATGGAAATCATCACCTACATCCTGCAGGGCGGGCTGCAGCACAAGGACAGCATGGGGAACACGTCGGTGATCCGGCCGGGGGAAGTGCAGCGCATGAGCGCGGGGACGGGCGTGACGCACAGCGAATACAACCCGTCGCCGAAAGAACCGGTGCATCTCCTGCAGATCTGGATTTATCCGGGAAGGCCCGGACTTCAGCCCGGCTACGAGCAAAAGCTTTTCGAACCGTCGGGAAAGAAGAACAAACTCCGGCTTGTCGCTTCACCGGACGGGCGGGACGGTTCGGTGACTGTGCATCAGAATGCGTGCATGTATGACGCCGCGATCGAACCGGGCAAAAGCGTGAAGCATGCGCCCGAAGCCGGGCACGGCCAGTGGATCCAGATCACGCACGGCGAGCTGAAGCTGAACGGCCAGAAACTTGGGCCGGGTGACGGCGCTGCCGTCGAAGGCGAGAAAGCGCTGACCTTCGAGAGCGACAAGGGCGCGGAATTCATCCTGTTCGACCTGGAGTAGGAGAAAACATGGAAACCTTGAAGATTTTTGGTTTTGCCGGAAGCCTGCGCAAAAACTCTTTCAACCGCAGCGCGCTGCGCGCGGCGCAGGAGCTTGCGCCCGAAGGGGTGAAGGTCGAGACGTTCGAGCTGAACGGCATGCCTCTGTACAATGAAGACGACGAGGCCTCGCCCGCCGGGATCGTGACGCAGTTCCGGGAAAAGATCGCGGCGGCCGATGCCATCCTGATCGCGACGCCCGAATACAATTATTCCATCCCGGGCGTTCTCAAGAACGCGATCGACTGGGCCTCGCGGCCCTACGGCAAAGGCGCGCTCATGCGCAAGCCCGTGGCGATCATGGGCGCGTCTCCCGGCATGTTGGGCACGGCGCGCGCGCAGTACGACCTGCGCAAATGTTTCGTCTTTCTCGACATGTACTGCCTGAACCAGCCGGAGGTCATGATCCCGTTTGCCGCCAAGGCCTTTGACGCGGAGGGAAATGTGGCCGACGAAAAGGCGCGGGAAAAAATCAAGCAGCTGGTCGCGGCGCTGGCGGACTGGACGCGTAAACTGCGCAAGGGAGGGGTGCTTTGAAGGCACTGCGCAAAGGGCTTTACCGCCATTATAAAGGAAAGCTCTACGAAGTGATCGGCACGGCCCGCCACAGCGAGACGCTGGAAAAGCTGGTGGTCTACTACGCGCTGTATAAAACCCGCTACGGCGCTAAAAGCCTCTGGGCGAGGCCCGAAAAAATGTTCCGCGGCTCTGTCCTTGTCAACGGGCGCAAACAACGCCGTTTCCGCTACGCCGGCAAGGCTTAAGCTTTTTTTGACCGCGTTAAAATTCTCCCGGATTCAAACCTAAGAAAACTTACAATCCTGCCTGAATTTTCCCCAAGTCGAAAAGCGGGGCCCTTCTTTTCTCTCGCGCGACTATAATTAAGGAAGAAGCCCGGACCGGCCCCAGGTTCAGGCTTTGGCGTTTTTGCCGTAGTAGAAGGAAAGACGGGCCCTGGGCCATGACCGAGAAAAAGAAAATCCTGATGGTTGACGACGAGATGACGCTGGTTGCCATGATCGAGCGGCGGCTGAAGGCCAGCGGCTTTGACGTTGCCGTGGCTCATGACGGGGGAGCGGGGCTGAAAAAGGCGGTTTCCGAGAAGCCGGACCTTATCCTGCTGGATGTGATGATGCCGGGCATGAACGGTTTCGAGGTGCTGAAGGCGCTGAAGGAAAATCCGGAAACGGCCGGGATCAGCGTGGTCATGTTCACCGCGGGAACGGATCCTCAGGGCCAAAAGAAAGCCGCGCTGCTCGGCGCGGACGAGTACGTGAACAAATCCGCGTCTTTCGAAGACGTGCTTCAAAAGATCCGGATCCTGCTCTACGAGTCTTAACGCTCCGATACTTTCTGCTTGCCCGCCGTGATGACCGGCTCTTCGTCGATCTCGAGGTTTTCCGGATGAAGGTCCGGGTTCGTCAGGACTTTCCGGATTTCCTTGGAAGTGGACTGATAATACTTCGCGGCAGAGACCAGCGCGGCGCACGCTTCGTAGTTTTCCTCGATAAGCGCCCGCCTCAGGAGAAGCAGGGAAATGAACTTATTCTGAAGAATCGTTTCGTGTATCGTTCTAGCCGACATGGTGGACTCCTTTCTGCCTGCTTTTGAGAATGCACGTTTTGTGCCAACCGGAAGGGCACAAAAAAAGGGAGCTTTCATAAAAAAGTGCTAAAATAGGCAGCCATGCGACGCCGCATGCTCTGGAAATGTCAGCAGAACCTTACACAATTGTAAAAATCATGCCGCACCTGATACCCAAACCCGTTCAAATCAAGGCCTCGGGGAACAAACCGAAGCTGATCGAAGAATTTATAGGAAGGGTAGCGACCCGCACGTCCGGGATCAGCCTCGCGCGCATGAAAAGCCCTTCGGGATGGGTGGAACCCGGACAAACCCCTGAATTTGACGAGTACACGCTCGTCTTAAAAGGGACACTGCGGGTGACGTCCCGGGACGGCAGCACGGATGTGAATGCGGGACAGGCCGTCATCGTGCCCGCGGGCGAATGGGTCAAATACAGCACGCCGTTCCCGGAAGGGGCGGAATACATCGCGGTCTGCCTGCCCGCGTTTTCCCCCGAGACCGTGCACCGCGACGCGGATAAAGCCTGATGAAAACAGCCGATTTAGATTTCAACCAGATCTTCAAGCGCTTCGTGGAACACACCAAAGACTTGAAGACGTTGAGCGTGGCCACATGCGACGCGGGAAAGGTTCCGAATTCCGCGTCCAAAATGCTTGTCGACATCGCGCAGCCCAATCACGTTTATTTTCTGGATTACCGGATCACCCAGACGTATCGCAATCTAACGGAAAATCCGAAAGTCTCGGTCTCTTTCATGGACGACGCGCATTTCATCGGCTATCGGTTGACGGGCGGCTGCGATATCCTGGAAAAGGGCGAAGAGTTCGACGCGGTCCGGCAGAAGTGGGAGCGCCGGCTGATTTCTTATGAAGCCGACCGCATCCTCAAAAGAGTGATGGGGGAATACTCGGCACGCGACGCCGAAAACGTGATGCCGAAAGATTTCGTGATCATGAAGATTACGGCGACGGAGGCCGCTATCATCCGTCCGGACCGCGTTTTGAGGGGATCGTGATGGGATCAAGCGACGCCAAAGCCTGGATTTTCCTGGGGATTGCCGGCCTTCTGGAAGTGGCCTGGGCGCTCGGCCTGAAATGTTCGGAAGGCTTTACGCGGCCCCTGGCTTCCGTGCTGACGGTCGCCGGCATGATCGTGAGCTTTCTTTGCCTGTCGTACGCCCTGAAAAGCGTTCCGGTCAGCGTGGGCTACGCGGTCTGGACCGGCATCGGCACGGTAGGAACGGCGCTTGCCGGCATTTTATGGCTGAAGGAACCCGCGTCTTTTTTGCGCGCGGCTTCGATCGTGCTGATCGTCGCGGGAATCGCGGGCGTCAAAATATTCAAATGAGAGGTGCTTTATGACCGAGCGCGAAGTGATCCAGGACATTTTAGCCGGAGCCAAAGTCATTGCCGTGGTCGGCCTGTCGGACAAACCCGACCGCGACAGCTATCACGTGGCGCAGTACCTGCAGCGCCACGGTTACCGCATCATCCCGGTCAATCCCGCGGTCAAGGAAGTGCTGGGCGAGAAGGCCTACGCGAGCCTGGCCGAGGTTCCGGAAAAAGTGGATGTGGTCGATATCTTCAGGAAACCCGACGCGGTTCCGCCTATTGTGGACGAAGCCATCGCGGCCCGCGCCAAGACGGTGTGGATGCAGGAAGGCATCGTTCATCCCCACGCGGCGGAAAAAGCGCGCGCCGCGGGACTTAACGTGGTGATGGACCGCTGCATCTTAAAGGAACATTACGCGCTGACGGAAAGGAAACGGCCGTGAGCCTGCTGAGAAAAATCCCGTTCGGTCTTGCCGCGCTGCTGCTCCTGCCGCTTCGCCCGGCTTTTTCAGCGCCGACCCAGATCGTGGACGCCGGCGCGACGGAAGTCCGCGAGGAAAAACCCGCCGAACCCACGCCGCCCGCCGGCGATTCCACGGCCGCTGTTCCCGCAGTGTCCCAGGAACCGAAAAAACTGAAGTCGTGGCAGACCGAGCTCAACGAGGCCCGCGAGGATGCGGACCTCAGCACGCCCGAAGGCCGCAAGGCGTGGCGGCAGAAAAAGCGCGACATGCGCCATGAACGCCAGACGCATCTTGCGGAAGTGCGGGAAAAGCAGGCCAAGGCGCAATCGGACACGGCGCGCGAGGAAGCGGAGAAAAAGTCGCGCTCTTACGTCCAGCGCAACAAAGAAGCGCTGTCCGAAACGCTGAAAAGTTTTGAGATCCACGGAAACCAAAATAAAACCTGATAGTCGCGGACGGGGGAAACGATGAACAGATTCAGACGGGTGTGGGCGGCATTTTTTATCGCGGCGTGTTCCGGAGGGCTGTTCGCGGGTGCGGCCGCGGCTTCGGTGAAGGTGGAAGTGCCGATTCCGCCCCGCGCCGCAGCCGGCGTCATTTTTTACGCGCCGACCGCGTGGAACGAGCAAAAACCCGATTCGCGCCTGAAACTTTTCCAGTTCGAAGTGCCGTCCCCGGATCCCGCTTTCCAGAACGGGCAGATGGAAGTGCTCTACTTCGGACCTAATAAAGGCGGCACGGTGCAGTCGCACGTGGACCGCTGGAAGGCCGAATTTACGGAAACCGACAGAGGTTTTCCCCCGGTCAGCGACATGCGCACGGTCAATGGCCTGCGCGTCACCACCGTCCAGATCGAAGGCATTTACCAGAGCACCATGCCGGGCGCGGACCGCCTCCCGAAAAAAGACTGGGCCGTGGCCGGAGCCATCGTGGAAGGCCCGGAAGGCCTGCTTTTCTTCAAGATGAGCGGCCCCGTCGTCACGGTGCGTTCGGCGCGGCCCGTTTTTGACATGATGACGAGCAACATCAGACGGGAAAAGCCCGTTCCGCAGCCGTAAACATGAGCGAAAAAATTTTTTCCTCCGTCTTGTCGCGCGATCCGGATCCCCTGAAGGCCGTCGAAAACGCGGCCTCGAAAATCCTGAAAGACTTCCAGGACAAGAGCCGCGACGCCGCGCTCGTCTTTCTTTCAGAAGGCTACGCCGAGCTGGACGCGGCCGCGGTCATGGGCACGCTGCAGTCCCTCTTGTCCGTTCCCGTGCTCATCGGCTGCAACTCCAACGGCGTGATCGGCGACAAAAGCGAAATCGAAATGGAGCCCGCCCTTTCGGTGCTGGCCATGCATCTTCCCAACGTCAGGATCGTGCCGTTCACGCTTTCGCCGCACGAGATCGAAAGCCTGTCCACGGGAAAGGACCTCGTCGAAAACCTCGACATTTATCCGAACGATTCCCCAAAATTCCTGTGCTTCGCGGACCCGATGACCTGCGATGCCGCCAAGCTGCTCTTCCTTTTGAACGAAGGTTATCCGGGCCTGCCTGTCACCGGCGGGTTTGCGAGCGGCGGCATGGCGGCCGGCGCCGAAAACTGGATCGTGTTGAACGGCGACGTGAACCTGCGCGGCGCCGTGGGCCTGGCCTTCATCGGCGATGTGAGCTTCGAGACGCTGGTGTCCCAGGGATGCCGGCCGATCGGGGAGGCGCTTGCCGTGACCAAGGCCGAAGGAAACGTCCTGCAGGAGCTGGCGGGCAAGCCAGCGCTCGAGGCGTTCGGCGAAATTTATAAAAATCTGTCCCCGCTGGACCAGGAGCTCGCCCACCACTCGCTTTTCGTGGGGCTGGCCATGGACGAGACGCGCTCCTCGTTCAAGCGCGGCGACTTTCTCATCCGCAACATCATGGGCGCGGACCGCGCGAGCGGGGCGCTGGCTGTCGGCGAAAATCTGGTCATCGGCCAAACCCTGCAGTTCCAGCTCCGCGACGCAAAGGCCTCGACCGAAGACCTCGAGGCGCTGCTCAAGCTCATGCACCGCAAAGAAACGGTTTTGAAAGAGGCGGCGATTCTGGTGAGCTGCTGCGGGAGAGGCAAGGCCCTGTTTGGCCAGGCCGACCATGACGTGAAGCTGATCCAGAAATACCGCGGCCCGTTTCCCTTGGCCGGATTTTTCGCCAACGGCGAATTCGGTCCCGTGGAAGGAAAAAATTACGTGCACGGTTACACCTCCAGCCTGACCATCATCAGTTGACCGGATTTCCCGGGAACCGGAGGCCGGTGCTTATGGAAAAAAAACCGAAAATCCTGGCGCGCAGGACGATCTACGAAAGCGAGTGGCTCCGGGTCCATGCCGACCGCGTGGAGTTTCCCGCCGGCCGCATCGTCGAAGCCCATCACTGCGTCGAATTTCCCAAGAGCGGCGTCGGCGCCATCGTCACCAACGAGGCGGGCGATCTTCTGCTGATCCGCTCCTACCGCTACATTTTCGATTCCGTCGAATGGGAAATCCCCGCGGGCAGCTTCGAGTCGGACGAACCGGTGCTTGCCGCGGCCGAACGCGAGGCCCTGGAAGAAACCGGATATCAGACCACGGGCCACCGTCTTGCTTACACTTATTACCCCATGACCGGCATGTGCCGCAGCGTTTTCTATCTGGTCACATGCCGCGCGGCTGCCCACTCCGGCACGTTCGACGCGAACGAAGTGCATTCGGTGGCCTGGAAAACACGCTCGGAAATCCTGCGCATGCTGGAGCGCGGCGAGATCCGCGACGGTTTTTCGCTCACCGGGGTCTTTCTTTATCTTACGGGAGCGGATTTCCGCGCGGAAGAAGGGAAGCGATGAGCCTCGCCAAAATTTTATTTTCCAAAGGGCTTCGCGGCAAAAAGAATAAAGTCTTCGCCGCAGGGGTGGCCGTCGCGGCGTTTTTCATTGCGCGGGGCCTTTACAATCAGACCCTTTCTGCCCTCCTCGGCACCGCCCTCGGGCTTCCGTTCAAGGCCCAGCATTATCACCTGAAGCTCTCGCCCTTGGAAGTGGGCATCTACAACGTGGAGATCGGAAACCCGCCGGGGTTCTCGTCGCCGCACATGGCCGAGATACCGGAACTTTTCATCCGCATGGAGCCGGCGGACATCCTGAAAGGCCGCCTTCACATCCGTCAGGTGCGCTTCAATCTCAGCGAAGTCGTCGTCGAGCGCAATACGAAAAACCAGATCAACCTGCGCGAAGCCTCCAAACCCAGAAAGCCGCCCGCCAAGGCGCCGCAGCCCGGGCAGGACCATCCCGGACAACCGAAAAAGCCTTCGGTCAAACCGCCGCAGCTTCTCATCGACGAAGTGGTTTTCAGCCTGGGGACAGCGCAGTATGTCGAGACCACGGGCGGCCAGATGACGCAGCGCAACCTCGCATTGAACGTCCACGAATTGCGGCTGAAGAATGTGACCGATCCGGCGCAGCTCCTGTCGCAGGTGGTCGATATCATCATCGAGAAACTGGGAAGCCTGGCCGTTGGCTTCGAACTCAAAGGGCTGCAGCAAAAAGCGCAGCAGACAGTCTCGGACGCCATCCAGGCCGTATCCAACTGGAGCCGGCAATTCAGTGGGTAAAAAATCCGCCGCTACCGTCAATGCCAAAGTGTCTCGCGCAACCGCGGGAATTCCGCGGCGCGCGGCATTCCTGGCCGTCATCCTCCTGGCCGGAGCCGCGATCGTTTTCGGGCGGGTGAAGGATTTCGAATTCACCAACCTCGACGATTCGCTTTACATCGCGCGCAATCCGTACATCCAGGGCGGCCTGACCGCCGGCTCGCTTGGCTGGGCCTTCAGCGCGGACCTCTTCTACGATTCGCCGAACGCGGACCGCTGGCAGCCGCTGGTTTTCCTCTCGCGCATGGCCGACATCCAGTTTTTCGGGCTGAACGCGGGCGCGCATCACGTGGTGAATCTCGTTTTCCATGCGCTCAACATGATGCTTCTTCTCTGGTTTTTCAGGCGGCTGGGCGCGGATTTCTGGAAAAGCGCGCTGGCGGTTTTCATCTTCGCTTTTCATCCGGTGCAGGTGGAGCCTGTGGCCTGGCTGACGGCGCGCAAGGATCTGCTCAGCGTTTTTTTCGCGCTTCTGACGTTTCATGCGTATCTTTCTTCCCTCCGGCGGCCCTCCGCGGGGCGCAAGGCGCTGGTCGCGCTGGCCTTCGCATGCGCACTCATGTCCAAGTCCATGATGATCCCGCTGCCTTTTTTGCTGCTGGTCCTGGATTTCTGGCCGCTGGGGCGCCTGAACTGGGAGGACCGGCCGCTTTTGGTCCGGCGCATCCGCGAAAAAATGCCGCTCTGGATCCTGGCGCTTGTTTTTATTCCCGTGCCATTTCTGGGCGTGCCTTCCGCGCTTTCTTACGCGAAGCCGTTTCACGTGCTGGCCGGCGCGCTGACGAGTTATTTTTTCTACCTGCGAAAATGGTTTTGGCCCGCGGACCTGGGCTTTTATGGGCCCCAGCAGGCGGGTTCGGTGAATCCCGCCGTCCTCGCGGCAGCCGCGCTGGGCGCGGCGCTCCTGGCCGTGGGCGCCTGGAAGCAAAGGAAATTGCGCCCGCATCTGACGGCGGCCTGGCTTTGGTATACGGCTTCGATTTCACCGGTGCTCGGCCTGGAATTCCCGGGCGACCGTTTTCTTTATCTCCCCACGATCGGGCTTGCGGCGGCCGTGGCATGGGAAACCGGATGCCGGCTCAAGACGCGGCGCGGCCCGGCCTTCGCGGTCTCGGCGGCGGC contains:
- a CDS encoding cupin domain-containing protein; the protein is MPHLIPKPVQIKASGNKPKLIEEFIGRVATRTSGISLARMKSPSGWVEPGQTPEFDEYTLVLKGTLRVTSRDGSTDVNAGQAVIVPAGEWVKYSTPFPEGAEYIAVCLPAFSPETVHRDADKA
- a CDS encoding response regulator; its protein translation is MTEKKKILMVDDEMTLVAMIERRLKASGFDVAVAHDGGAGLKKAVSEKPDLILLDVMMPGMNGFEVLKALKENPETAGISVVMFTAGTDPQGQKKAALLGADEYVNKSASFEDVLQKIRILLYES
- a CDS encoding DUF1653 domain-containing protein, whose product is MKALRKGLYRHYKGKLYEVIGTARHSETLEKLVVYYALYKTRYGAKSLWARPEKMFRGSVLVNGRKQRRFRYAGKA
- a CDS encoding SelT/SelW/SelH family protein; its protein translation is MPDKPVVRIEYCTQCRWLLRAAWMAQELLTTFEEELGGVTLVPGKGGIFNVQANGKLAWDRKTEGRFPDIKELKQRVRDLAAPGKELGHSDAPARGG
- the msrA gene encoding peptide-methionine (S)-S-oxide reductase MsrA is translated as MEKATFAAGCFWGVEANFRRVKGVASTQVGYTGGTLKNPTYESVCTDTTGHAEAVEIEFDPKLVRYEDLVEFFWTIHDPTTVDRQGPDVGSQYRSAIYFHTPEQEKIAKASKEKLDASKKFRHPAATEIAPASTFYRAEEYHQQYLQKRGLFNCH
- a CDS encoding NUDIX domain-containing protein, with the protein product MEKKPKILARRTIYESEWLRVHADRVEFPAGRIVEAHHCVEFPKSGVGAIVTNEAGDLLLIRSYRYIFDSVEWEIPAGSFESDEPVLAAAEREALEETGYQTTGHRLAYTYYPMTGMCRSVFYLVTCRAAAHSGTFDANEVHSVAWKTRSEILRMLERGEIRDGFSLTGVFLYLTGADFRAEEGKR
- a CDS encoding multidrug efflux SMR transporter, whose translation is MGSSDAKAWIFLGIAGLLEVAWALGLKCSEGFTRPLASVLTVAGMIVSFLCLSYALKSVPVSVGYAVWTGIGTVGTALAGILWLKEPASFLRAASIVLIVAGIAGVKIFK
- a CDS encoding CoA-binding protein: MTEREVIQDILAGAKVIAVVGLSDKPDRDSYHVAQYLQRHGYRIIPVNPAVKEVLGEKAYASLAEVPEKVDVVDIFRKPDAVPPIVDEAIAARAKTVWMQEGIVHPHAAEKARAAGLNVVMDRCILKEHYALTERKRP
- a CDS encoding NAD(P)H-dependent oxidoreductase, coding for METLKIFGFAGSLRKNSFNRSALRAAQELAPEGVKVETFELNGMPLYNEDDEASPAGIVTQFREKIAAADAILIATPEYNYSIPGVLKNAIDWASRPYGKGALMRKPVAIMGASPGMLGTARAQYDLRKCFVFLDMYCLNQPEVMIPFAAKAFDAEGNVADEKAREKIKQLVAALADWTRKLRKGGVL
- a CDS encoding pirin family protein, whose translation is MITLRPSRERGHFAHGWLDTYHSFSFADYHDPEHMGFRKLRVINEDKVAPGEGFPPHSHQNMEIITYILQGGLQHKDSMGNTSVIRPGEVQRMSAGTGVTHSEYNPSPKEPVHLLQIWIYPGRPGLQPGYEQKLFEPSGKKNKLRLVASPDGRDGSVTVHQNACMYDAAIEPGKSVKHAPEAGHGQWIQITHGELKLNGQKLGPGDGAAVEGEKALTFESDKGAEFILFDLE
- a CDS encoding FAD-linked oxidase C-terminal domain-containing protein, producing the protein LWNIRKGLFPSVGAMRESGTTVIIEDVCFPVERLAEAASALEELLQTHGYMDAIVFGHALEGNLHFVFKQDFNKAAEVRRYGDFMDALTKLVVQRFDGALKAEHGTGRNMAPFVQREWGAEAYDLMKEIKEIFDPENLLNPGVILNPDPRAHLKDLKPLPVAHEAVDKCTECGFCERHCPSRDLTLTPRQRIAVYREVKRLEKTGENPRRLRDFARAFSYAGEKTCAADGLCSLSCPVGIDTGKLVKSLRAENHSWAGRLAAAWAARHMAGAAAAGRFVLGAAGKFLPSSFSWLPRPAKPLVRRTNMRDPVVYFPSCASRVFGAYRGASESPDLIRRTESLLDKAGYDAFYPEGADGLCCGLAFASKGFESLAREKAAELAAALEAASAGGQLPILFDTTPCLQRLRDFQNSAGNPGQKKLPLHDIAEFARLYLKPRLHFSPVHETAALHLTCSSLKMGLDAAQKEAAGWCVEKLVLPETGCCGVAGDKGFFVPEISRSALRGLKEKLGGAANGYATSRTCEMGLTRHSGIFYESLAVLLDKASSPAKSGSGKRKKQHA
- a CDS encoding tetratricopeptide repeat protein; amino-acid sequence: MGKKSAATVNAKVSRATAGIPRRAAFLAVILLAGAAIVFGRVKDFEFTNLDDSLYIARNPYIQGGLTAGSLGWAFSADLFYDSPNADRWQPLVFLSRMADIQFFGLNAGAHHVVNLVFHALNMMLLLWFFRRLGADFWKSALAVFIFAFHPVQVEPVAWLTARKDLLSVFFALLTFHAYLSSLRRPSAGRKALVALAFACALMSKSMMIPLPFLLLVLDFWPLGRLNWEDRPLLVRRIREKMPLWILALVFIPVPFLGVPSALSYAKPFHVLAGALTSYFFYLRKWFWPADLGFYGPQQAGSVNPAVLAAAALGAALLAVGAWKQRKLRPHLTAAWLWYTASISPVLGLEFPGDRFLYLPTIGLAAAVAWETGCRLKTRRGPAFAVSAAAMAGVFVLPFLSFAQTATWRTSETLFHRALEVNPRNYLAMNDLGVYYEEKGRHAEASEMFSRALGVSSKQSDLYNNMGTVLFLQGKNDEALEYFKKSVDLNPYNPRAQNNIGNILVERQDFSGAEGHYSKALEMQPGYTHAYNNKGVLLSREGKPQEALDYFKQAVASDKQNAVAEKNWANALVQLDRREESLAHFARAVEINPDDAEGWNNLGATFSELGRHGEALPYYLKALEKAPRFATAYYNAGHACLLTGQNQAARDFFSRALALKPDYEKAKLGLTLLDEASRNPPAGGGTS
- a CDS encoding pyridoxamine 5'-phosphate oxidase family protein translates to MKTADLDFNQIFKRFVEHTKDLKTLSVATCDAGKVPNSASKMLVDIAQPNHVYFLDYRITQTYRNLTENPKVSVSFMDDAHFIGYRLTGGCDILEKGEEFDAVRQKWERRLISYEADRILKRVMGEYSARDAENVMPKDFVIMKITATEAAIIRPDRVLRGS
- a CDS encoding FIST N-terminal domain-containing protein, yielding MSEKIFSSVLSRDPDPLKAVENAASKILKDFQDKSRDAALVFLSEGYAELDAAAVMGTLQSLLSVPVLIGCNSNGVIGDKSEIEMEPALSVLAMHLPNVRIVPFTLSPHEIESLSTGKDLVENLDIYPNDSPKFLCFADPMTCDAAKLLFLLNEGYPGLPVTGGFASGGMAAGAENWIVLNGDVNLRGAVGLAFIGDVSFETLVSQGCRPIGEALAVTKAEGNVLQELAGKPALEAFGEIYKNLSPLDQELAHHSLFVGLAMDETRSSFKRGDFLIRNIMGADRASGALAVGENLVIGQTLQFQLRDAKASTEDLEALLKLMHRKETVLKEAAILVSCCGRGKALFGQADHDVKLIQKYRGPFPLAGFFANGEFGPVEGKNYVHGYTSSLTIIS
- a CDS encoding AsmA family protein, translating into MSLAKILFSKGLRGKKNKVFAAGVAVAAFFIARGLYNQTLSALLGTALGLPFKAQHYHLKLSPLEVGIYNVEIGNPPGFSSPHMAEIPELFIRMEPADILKGRLHIRQVRFNLSEVVVERNTKNQINLREASKPRKPPAKAPQPGQDHPGQPKKPSVKPPQLLIDEVVFSLGTAQYVETTGGQMTQRNLALNVHELRLKNVTDPAQLLSQVVDIIIEKLGSLAVGFELKGLQQKAQQTVSDAIQAVSNWSRQFSG